In Athalia rosae chromosome 6, iyAthRosa1.1, whole genome shotgun sequence, one DNA window encodes the following:
- the LOC125501355 gene encoding uncharacterized protein LOC125501355, with translation MSFSLQIFGVVIGIVGFVYIYLKNVTFKYWSSRGIPQTDPVVPFGDSWPIFTAKLSIGEYTRDLYLKFKSHQVVGMYSFFKPHLVIRDPDIIKLILTKEFPKFQDRAMFYDEKLDPMTGQLFLLPGAKWKNIRNKLSPTFSSGKMKYMFATVKLAAEQLSECVGEKIQQTNLIGVKDLLGRFFTDVIASVAFGIECNSLKNVKSEFHVYGKKVFEARPIANTMFSLFPGALSFFGIRAFDKKCSDFFLKAFEDTVEYRTSKNIVRKDLLELLMQLTDRGHIQGHGSEESPGKSMNTDAKLSMTEAAAQAFGFWLGGFETSMTTTSFILYEMSLNQDIQDKLSDEINDVLKKHGDLTYECLAEMTYLQKVISETLRKHPTVPTLSRQANQDVPLPGTGTVIPKGTSVVIPVYGLHADPEIYPDPDVFDPERFDQENIASRHRYSYLPFGEGPRNCIGMRFGYLQTKMGVVTLLSKYRFLPGPDTRVPMPVDRGSFVHTPNSNVTLRIERRYAQQPTVMSFFTQQFLLQLFGTVIAVILALCLYFKYVLHNYWRSRGIPQIEPVGPFGSLLAIAKSGFGKFFRDSYLRFRKSPVYGFYVLHRRTLVVNDPDLVRFVLTKEFQHFHDRGLYSNEKADPLTAHLVFLNGNKWKNLRAKLTPTFTSGKMKHMFSTVEETGIELAQSVADIAKEKKLVDVKDLMARYATDIIASVAFGIKCDSLKNPDNEFRSWGRKIFAPRPLKNVFIGVAPGVLKFFNMRISEPELSDFFIGLFKEVVEYRTANNVVKKDFLDLLIQLMNKGYVHDDDGKMPHISENADGKITMLEGAAQAFIFWVAGFETSSSTATFCLIELAVHRDIQTKLADEIESVIDKFGGLTYESVNAMTYLHKVISETLRKYPPLPILSRICADNIELPGTGLMVEKGTQVIVPLLGLHSDPDVFPSPDSFDPERFNEENIATRHQYSYLPFGEGPRNCIGSRFGLLQTKIGIASLLAKYRFEPGPNFTYPIEFDEGNFLLMLKNETMLRIEER, from the exons atgtcgttttcccTGCAAATTTTTGGAGTGGTCATTGGGATCGTTGGTTTCGTGTATATTTATCTGAAAAATGTGACTTTTAAATACTGGAGTTCGAGAGGAATACCCCAGACCGATCCGGTCGTCCCATTCGGAGATTCGTGGCCAATTTTCACCGCCAAATTATCGattg GTGAATACACGCGAGATttgtatttgaaatttaaatcgCATCAAGTTGTTGGAATGTACTCGTTTTTCAAACCGCATTTAGTGATTCGGGATCCCGATATCATAAAATTGATACTGAccaaagaatttccgaagttccAAGACCGCGCAATGTTCTACGACGAAAAATTGGACCCCATGACAGGTCAATTATTTCTATTACCCGGtgcaaaatggaaaaacataagaaataaattatcgcCTACGTTCAGCTCTGGAAAAATGAAGTACATGTTCGCTACGGTAAAACTTGCCGCTGAACAACTGTCGGAATGtgttggggaaaaaattcagcagACCAATTTAATCGGGGTAAAGGACCTGTTGGGAAG ATTTTTCACCGACGTTATCGCGTCGGTCGCCTTCGGTATCGAGTGTAACAGtctgaaaaatgtgaaatccGAATTTCACGTTTATGGCAAAAAAGTGTTCGAAGCGAGACCAATAGCGAACACAATGTTCTCACTGTTCCCGGGAGCATTGTCATTTTTCGGCATTCGTGCGTTCGACAAGAAGTGCAGCGATTTCTTTCTCAAGGCTTTCGAGGATACCGTGGAGTACAGAACGTCCAAGAACATTGTGCGAAAGGACTTGTTAGAACTCCTTATGCAACTAACGGATAGAGGCCACATCCAGGGTCACGGTAGTGAGGAGTCACCGGGAAAATCAA tgAATACCGATGCGAAACTTTCGATGACTGAGGCGGCCGCACAAGCATTTGGTTTTTGGTTGGGCGGCTTCGAAACCTCAATGACAACCACGTCATTTATTCTCTACGAGATGTCATTGAATCAGGATATCCAAGATAAACTAAGCGACGAGATAAACGATGTCCTGAAAAAACATGGCGATCTAACTTACGAATGTTTGGCAGAAATGACTTACCTACAGAAAGTGATATCGG AAACTCTCCGGAAACATCCGACCGTTCCAACTCTGAGTCGTCAGGCAAATCAGGACGTACCCTTGCCCGGAACTGGTACAGTGATTCCAAAAGGAACATCCGTCGTAATTCCGGTGTACGGACTCCACGCGGATCCAGAAATATACCCAGATCCCGACGTATTCGATCCAGAGCGATTCGATCAGGAAAATATTGCCAGCAGGCATCGTTACTCTTACCTACCTTTCGGGGAAGGTCCGAGAAATTGTATCg GGATGAGGTTCGGTTACCTTCAAACCAAAATGGGCGTCGTTACCCTCCTCTCGAAATACCGATTTTTACCAGGACCAGATACCAGAGTCCCGATGCCTGTGGACAGAGGTAGTTTCGTCCATACTCCGAACAGCAATGTAACGCTTCGAATCGAAAGGAG GTACGCGCAACAACCGACAGTCATGTCGTTTTTTACGCAACAATTTCTGTTGCAGTTATTCGGTACCGTAATCGCCGTAATATTAGCGCTATGTTTGTACTTCAAATACGTCCTTCACAATTACTGGAGGTCCAGAGGAATTCCGCAAATCGAACCGGTCGGTCCATTCGGCAGTCTCCTCGCTATTGCCAAATCCGGTTTTG GTAAATTCTTCCGCGATTCGTACCTACGTTTTAGAAAAAGTCCGGTATATGGTTTCTACGTGTTGCACAGACGAACTTTAGTCGTGAACGATCCCGACCTCGTCCGTTTCGTCCTCACGAAAGAATTTCAACACTTTCACGACCGCGGTTTGTACAGCAACGAAAAAGCCGACCCTTTGACGGCCCATTTAGTTTTCCTCAATGGAAACAagtggaaaaatttgcgaGCCAAATTGACGCCGACCTTCACTTCCGGTAAAATGAAACACATGTTTTCAACCGTGGAAGAGACTGGAATTGAACTTGCACAGAGTGTCGCGGATAtagcgaaggagaaaaaacttgTAGACGTCAAAGATCTCATGGCCAG GTACGCCACCGATATCATCGCTTCTGTAGCGTTCGGCATAAAATGTGATAGTCTGAAGAATCCGGATAACGAGTTCAGGTCGTGGGGTCGTAAAATCTTCGCACCGAGAcccttgaaaaatgttttcataGGCGTTGCCCCTGGTGTGCTAAAGTTCTTCAATATGAGAATCAGTGAGCCGGAGTTATCCGACTTCTTTATCGGCCTTTTCAAGGAAGTGGTCGAGTACAGGACGGCGAATAACGTCGTGAAGAAAGATTTTCTAGATCTGCTTATCCAATTGATGAACAAAGGATACGTTCACGacgacgatggaaaaatgCCCCACATATCGG AGAATgccgatggaaaaattaccATGCTGGAAGGAGCTGCCCAAGCTTTTATATTCTGGGTTGCCGGTTTCGAAACTTCATCTTCAACGGCTACGTTCTGCCTCATAGAATTGGCGGTTCATCGGGATATCCAAACAAAATTAGCTGACGAGATCGAATCGGTGATTGACAAATTTGGGGGCCTCACCTACGAAAGTGTAAACGCGATGACCTATCTCCATAAAGTAATATCTG AAACGCTCAGAAAATATCCACCGCTGCCAATTTTGAGCAGAATATGTGCCGACAATATCGAATTACCCGGAACGGGACTTATGGTGGAAAAAGGAACTCAGGTCATCGTCCCGTTGTTGGGACTTCATTCGGATCCCGACGTATTTCCAAGTCCTGATTCATTCGATCCCGAAAGAttcaacgaagaaaatatcgcGACGAGACATCAGTATTCTTATTTACCGTTCGGCGAAGGTCCTAGAAACTGCATAg GTTCGAGATTCGGATTGctacaaacgaaaatcggAATCGCCAGCCTCTTGGCGAAGTATCGCTTCGAACCAGGACCAAATTTCACATATCCGATTGAATTCGACGAAGGAAATTTCCTGCTGATGTTGAAGAACGAGACCATGCTACGAATCGAAGAACGTTAA
- the LOC105691735 gene encoding ADAMTS-like protein 4 isoform X2, whose protein sequence is MCTGNFIAMHRGQVFTFLPLISIFLLLLLHRCRGHLVDGVFTEPTLKSGYNLVTTVPKGAKSLNVTELGNTSNILAVRLQGRKFLLNGNDAALRSGSVEAAGTIFTYIRQDSNHLESLAAEGPLQEPVDILVFYREPNPGIVYRYIMTSDHSTFAAGPPRNSRYKAATSKTSKIFPPLNYSRRDHSQGRHRMSGDEAKPAVLTNQPQRKLRRRRFAWKSFGLTDCNRFCGGGVQVTRFVCVREQSQIQVSEKRCHHLEKPVGQSVRCNTRPCPAKWRAGAWSECSVSCGGGFRTRELECVQEVTPVLTMRVADGACIEPNILPVKEACVNSPCDDKKRSKIQSTKETVDLNPGTNRAEWKTETWSECSTSCGPGIRKRVVFCSPNINGRNCIPAEKPPTEESCDLGTCAVKTLPTTTVNSNAITAANSRWLYTEWSRQCSADCGTGIQWRRVACGSSPSDTCDESSKPKISRECTADASCSGHWFAGPWTRCSSACEIGEQTREVVCIAKIHGSPRLALEMNCPAEKPEVKRHCRGPPCSAAWFTSDWSECTRSCGKGVQQREVKCIGGNGRDCVESDRPIVKRLCNEQPCKNQQDNYGTIQIQNDPEISNRLDENSECKDTNFNCPLVVQARLCNYNIYRKTCCLSCSKARQVNE, encoded by the exons ATATTccttcttctacttctacaTCGGTGTAGGGGACATCTCGTAGATGGTGTTTTTACCGAACCTACGTTAAAATCTGGTTACAATCTGGTCACCACCGTGCCGAAAGGAGCAAAATCGTTGAACGTTACCGAGTTGGGTAACACGAGCAATATTCTAG cCGTTAGACTACAAGGTCGCAAATTTTTGCTGAATGGAAACGACGCGGCGTTAAGGTCAGGGTCGGTGGAAGCTGCGGGTACGATTTTCACCTACATTCGACAGGATTCGAATCATCTGGAAAGCCTTGCCGCGGAAGGACCATTGCAAGAACCGGTCGACATCCTG GTTTTTTACAGGGAACCAAATCCCGGGATAGTCTACAGGTATATCATGACGAGTGATCATTCAACGTTTGCAGCAGGACCTCCTCGTAATTCGAGATACAAAGCAG CTACGAGTAAaacatcgaaaatttttccaccgttgAATTACTCCAGAAG AGATCATTCGCAAGGAAGACATCGAATGTCGGGTGACGAGGCCAAGCCAGCAGTGCTAACTAATCAACCTCAACGTAAATTGAGAAGACGAAGATTTGCTTGGAAAAGTTTCGGTCTTACTGACTGTAATAGATTTTGTGGCGGTG GTGTTCAAGTAACCCGATTCGTTTGCGTCCGTGAACAATCGCAGATTCAAGTTTCCGAAAAAAGGTGTCATCATCTGGAAAAGCCAGTTGGACAATCGGTCAGATGCAACACTCGTCCATGTCCTGCAAA aTGGAGGGCCGGTGCATGGAGCGAATGTTCGGTCAGCTGCGGCGGCGGATTTCGTACACGTGAATTAGAATGCGTTCAAGAAGTAACGCCAGTTTTAACGATGCGTGTAGCTGACGGAGCTTGCATAGAACCGAATATTTTACCGGTCAAAGAAGCTTGCGTTAATTCACCGTGCGACGATaaaaaacgttcgaaaatcCAGTCGACGAAAGAGACGGTAGATCTGAACCCCGGGACAAATCGAGCGGAATGGAAGACCGAGACGTGGTCAGAG TGCTCGACTTCCTGCGGTCCAGGAATAAGGAAAAGGGTAGTTTTCTGCTCTCCAAATATAAATGGGCGTAATTGTATTCCGGCTGAAAAACCGCCGACAGAAGAATCCTGCGATTTGGGAACTTGCGCCGTTAAAACTTTACCAACAACAACCGTTAATTCGAATGCAATTACCGCAGCCAACAGCAGATGGTTGTACACGGAATGGTCACGTCAG TGCTCGGCGGACTGCGGGACGGGAATTCAATGGCGAAGAGTAGCTTGTGGTTCATCCCCAAGCGATACGTGCGACGAGTCGAGTAAACCGAAAATAAGCAGGGAATGTACCGCAGATGCAAGTTGCAGCGGGCATTGGTTCGCCGGTCCGTGGACTCGG TGTTCGTCTGCGTGCGAGATCGGCGAACAGACTAGAGAAGTTGTTTGCATAGCGAAGATTCACGGTAGTCCTCGTTTGGCATTGGAAATGAATTGTCCGGCGGAGAAACCGGAAGTCAAAAGACACTGCAGAGGACCACCTTGTTCCGCTGCTTGGTTCACTTCGGATTGGTCCGAA tgCACTCGGTCGTGCGGCAAGGGTGTGCAGCAAAGAGAAGTTAAATGTATAGGTGGGAACGGGCGGGATTGCGTGGAATCCGATCGACCGATTGTAAAAAGATTGTGCAACGAACAGCCCTGCAAAAATCAACAGGACAATTATGGGACTATTCAGATTCAAAATGACCCGGAGATATCGAACC GCCTCGACGAAAACTCCGAGTGCAAAGACACCAACTTCAATTGTCCCCTTGTGGTTCAGGCTAGACTCTGCAATTACAATATCTACAGAAAAACGTGCTGCCTTTCGTGCTCCAAGGCACGTCAAGTCAATGAATAA
- the LOC105691735 gene encoding ADAMTS-like protein 4 isoform X1, with the protein MCTGNFIAMHRGQVFTFLPLISIFLLLLLHRCRGHLVDGVFTEPTLKSGYNLVTTVPKGAKSLNVTELGNTSNILAVRLQGRKFLLNGNDAALRSGSVEAAGTIFTYIRQDSNHLESLAAEGPLQEPVDILVFYREPNPGIVYRYIMTSDHSTFAAGPPRNSRYKAATSKTSKIFPPLNYSRRRDHSQGRHRMSGDEAKPAVLTNQPQRKLRRRRFAWKSFGLTDCNRFCGGGVQVTRFVCVREQSQIQVSEKRCHHLEKPVGQSVRCNTRPCPAKWRAGAWSECSVSCGGGFRTRELECVQEVTPVLTMRVADGACIEPNILPVKEACVNSPCDDKKRSKIQSTKETVDLNPGTNRAEWKTETWSECSTSCGPGIRKRVVFCSPNINGRNCIPAEKPPTEESCDLGTCAVKTLPTTTVNSNAITAANSRWLYTEWSRQCSADCGTGIQWRRVACGSSPSDTCDESSKPKISRECTADASCSGHWFAGPWTRCSSACEIGEQTREVVCIAKIHGSPRLALEMNCPAEKPEVKRHCRGPPCSAAWFTSDWSECTRSCGKGVQQREVKCIGGNGRDCVESDRPIVKRLCNEQPCKNQQDNYGTIQIQNDPEISNRLDENSECKDTNFNCPLVVQARLCNYNIYRKTCCLSCSKARQVNE; encoded by the exons ATATTccttcttctacttctacaTCGGTGTAGGGGACATCTCGTAGATGGTGTTTTTACCGAACCTACGTTAAAATCTGGTTACAATCTGGTCACCACCGTGCCGAAAGGAGCAAAATCGTTGAACGTTACCGAGTTGGGTAACACGAGCAATATTCTAG cCGTTAGACTACAAGGTCGCAAATTTTTGCTGAATGGAAACGACGCGGCGTTAAGGTCAGGGTCGGTGGAAGCTGCGGGTACGATTTTCACCTACATTCGACAGGATTCGAATCATCTGGAAAGCCTTGCCGCGGAAGGACCATTGCAAGAACCGGTCGACATCCTG GTTTTTTACAGGGAACCAAATCCCGGGATAGTCTACAGGTATATCATGACGAGTGATCATTCAACGTTTGCAGCAGGACCTCCTCGTAATTCGAGATACAAAGCAG CTACGAGTAAaacatcgaaaatttttccaccgttgAATTACTCCAGAAG AAGAGATCATTCGCAAGGAAGACATCGAATGTCGGGTGACGAGGCCAAGCCAGCAGTGCTAACTAATCAACCTCAACGTAAATTGAGAAGACGAAGATTTGCTTGGAAAAGTTTCGGTCTTACTGACTGTAATAGATTTTGTGGCGGTG GTGTTCAAGTAACCCGATTCGTTTGCGTCCGTGAACAATCGCAGATTCAAGTTTCCGAAAAAAGGTGTCATCATCTGGAAAAGCCAGTTGGACAATCGGTCAGATGCAACACTCGTCCATGTCCTGCAAA aTGGAGGGCCGGTGCATGGAGCGAATGTTCGGTCAGCTGCGGCGGCGGATTTCGTACACGTGAATTAGAATGCGTTCAAGAAGTAACGCCAGTTTTAACGATGCGTGTAGCTGACGGAGCTTGCATAGAACCGAATATTTTACCGGTCAAAGAAGCTTGCGTTAATTCACCGTGCGACGATaaaaaacgttcgaaaatcCAGTCGACGAAAGAGACGGTAGATCTGAACCCCGGGACAAATCGAGCGGAATGGAAGACCGAGACGTGGTCAGAG TGCTCGACTTCCTGCGGTCCAGGAATAAGGAAAAGGGTAGTTTTCTGCTCTCCAAATATAAATGGGCGTAATTGTATTCCGGCTGAAAAACCGCCGACAGAAGAATCCTGCGATTTGGGAACTTGCGCCGTTAAAACTTTACCAACAACAACCGTTAATTCGAATGCAATTACCGCAGCCAACAGCAGATGGTTGTACACGGAATGGTCACGTCAG TGCTCGGCGGACTGCGGGACGGGAATTCAATGGCGAAGAGTAGCTTGTGGTTCATCCCCAAGCGATACGTGCGACGAGTCGAGTAAACCGAAAATAAGCAGGGAATGTACCGCAGATGCAAGTTGCAGCGGGCATTGGTTCGCCGGTCCGTGGACTCGG TGTTCGTCTGCGTGCGAGATCGGCGAACAGACTAGAGAAGTTGTTTGCATAGCGAAGATTCACGGTAGTCCTCGTTTGGCATTGGAAATGAATTGTCCGGCGGAGAAACCGGAAGTCAAAAGACACTGCAGAGGACCACCTTGTTCCGCTGCTTGGTTCACTTCGGATTGGTCCGAA tgCACTCGGTCGTGCGGCAAGGGTGTGCAGCAAAGAGAAGTTAAATGTATAGGTGGGAACGGGCGGGATTGCGTGGAATCCGATCGACCGATTGTAAAAAGATTGTGCAACGAACAGCCCTGCAAAAATCAACAGGACAATTATGGGACTATTCAGATTCAAAATGACCCGGAGATATCGAACC GCCTCGACGAAAACTCCGAGTGCAAAGACACCAACTTCAATTGTCCCCTTGTGGTTCAGGCTAGACTCTGCAATTACAATATCTACAGAAAAACGTGCTGCCTTTCGTGCTCCAAGGCACGTCAAGTCAATGAATAA